The following is a genomic window from Pseudochaenichthys georgianus chromosome 9, fPseGeo1.2, whole genome shotgun sequence.
GCATTTATGAGCATGTTTAAATTACTTTAAACACAAAGAATGGGCAACCATTTTTACTCTTCAATCTTATTATTTTACAATTATATCAAAAGAACACAGTCTACAATATTCAGATCTGAGacttatgtttattttttgccGATGCCCTTTCATCTTTTATGTTGGTGATTAGGAATGCATCCATTATCCCTATATGGTGGTGTAGGACATTCAAAGGACAGTAAGCAATCTTACCCTTCTAGCAGGCGAAACACAGCACAGCAGTCTTGGCTCAGGCCTCTCACTTTGAGAGCTTTATCTAGACTCTCGTACACAGTCTGTCCTTGGCGAACAGTCACCTGAAAACAGGAAACTGCATTTTAACAAAAGCGACtttgaaaagaaaatcattGGCCATATACACAGGAAAAAAGAATGCATACCAGAAGTCCTGAAAAGTGACAAAAATGACAGCTGCACATTTTGAGTTCATGTTGTTATCAGATTATCCATGTTATGACAGAACTCCAGTCCAGTTTACAGATCACAGATCACTTTTTCCTTTTTTGGACTACATAAGCTCTTAAAGACAACATTGATGTTTGGCAGTGAACACAGCTGCTGGTCCCATACTGATGTTACCTCCACAAAATGTCACAACTGTGTGCGCATTTCTCACATGGTAATCCAAAACCGAGTGATTGATTAGAAGCAAGTAAAGCAAATCATCTCACCACTGTCCTCTGTTTGTTGGGGAGGTAGACCCGTATGGTGCCCCCACCTCGGGGTACATCCTCCGGACTGGTCTCCCCTGAGGAGGagtaggaggaggaggtggaggacatGATGAGGCGGGAGGAACTGGGACAAGGAGCACTTAGACACCACCTCTTTAGGAGAGCTTCATGCGCAGTGGGATGGATCCAAGAGAGTTAGCCCTTTACTTGGAGCCTGCAACGACATGGACATATTTCAGTTTTGACACAATATAGACTACCTCCTGTGTGAATAAGGTGGATGCCGTTGTTAGGGGAAAAGGCAATTTTCTGTCCTAGATATAACGATGATCCATCATCCTATTAGATGAAGGTAAAGGTTCCATTACTAAGAAACAATTAACACATAGCAGAAAGCCTGTCCCAAAAACACTTAACATACATGATCACAGCACATGCAAACAAGCAAAGCTGTACAAAACCAACGATGTCCATAACTAAAATGGCTATGAATCACGACCAACTATTTCTGACTATATCTCCATTCACAATACCAGCCTACATGCATAATATGGACACgacaattataaataaatagttTTGAATTCACAAAATGCACTACGCAACGATAATTGGCAGCGCTTGCCTGTTTATGGTTATTTAATTCAAAAGCTAAATTGCATACGAGTTTTGATTAGAGGGGGTGTGCAGGTTAATTAATACAACTATACCCTCCCACCGCTTTTACCAAAAATACTGTGTTTGTTAGGTAGGTCCTTGGTGTCGGCTACACCAAACAAACTCTGTGGAATGGCATCAGTCTTAATGCATCCATATAGAAACATGTGTTGCTGACAAGGAAAACCGTGTATGCACAGATACTGAATTAGTTCTGGTAATACAAGAGAGATAGCACGTACCCGGTCAGTTAGCGGCACATACAAACGAGAAACATGTTTAAAGCTAATGCTAACTAGCATAACAATTACACACGTACACCAACAGAAACATCCGTGCATGTGCCGACGAGCTATAATTGCATGTAGAGATATAGCGCTGAAAGACAAAGTTGCAAACCTGCAAACTTGCTATCAACTCGCATGCTAATGCTTGCTAACGATAGCCTTTTAGCTTAGCATGGGCTTTGCCTGCTAAGCAACATGACATCTCGAGTTTGGAAGGCCATGTTTCTCTCGGAGCGCTAGTTAAAGGATTTAAACTAACTAGCAAACTACTTTAAGAACTGTAGAAGATAGTACGATGAGGGTAtaaactaatgtaataaaaaatgTACGCTAATGCTAACGATGCAATATTATTATTGCGTTTGTAATTTCCTCAGCTCGACTTGAAACTGTGCGAGTCAGCTGGTTAAATGCTGAGGGGAGTAGGAGAACTCAGAGGCTAGTTATAAATTTACTCTAGTGTACAGTGTTTTTAAGCTACTCCTAGCCAGCTAACATTAGCCAAAGTGGGGTTTCTACCACCGCGTCAGCTTATAGAGTACTTATGTGTCTTCCCAAAATAAACAGCAGTGACTTATTTAATCGACATACTGTAAACTGCACACCGGTGTTGCTATACAGTTGCCAGGATAACACAAAGCGCCTTCCGTCAAAAAAATGTTTATTACCAGTTTAGATACAAGTAAAAACGCTTACCTGGTAGCAGCcattttgaattctttcaatCTGAAATCAGATCTGTCAAGAACTTCGTGGAAAGCGGAAAACCTCCGAACTGCCTCCGCCCACATTGGGTTGATTGGTTGAAAGGGGCCAGTGGGTGGCGCCAATTCACCGTCATGTTTAATCTGTCATTACTGATATTCATTAATAGCCTATTAATACATCCCAACAAAGCAGGAGTGCACATTGTGCTGCACGTACCGAAAGGAAAACTAAGTAGTAGCCTAGTTATTATTACAATATTGACAGTAGGGACCAAAACAATGTAAGTGATAAAAAGGTTTTAcatgacattacatttagctgacgctttttaTCCAAGCAACTTACAAATAGTGCAATAAACCATAAAGATTCAAACTAAGGACAACAAGAACAGTGCTGACTATTTACTACAAACAAGCAATATAATTGTAAATGCATGAGCATAAGTAAAACGTCTCTAAAATATCATAAGTTTTCTAGAGGGTGAAGAGGCATGTGGGCTATATTAGTTAAAGCAAATAGCCATCTTTCAAGAAGAGTTCAGAGAAGATAAATTACTGATGAAACACATTTTTGCAAAAGAGTTTCAAAGAGGTTGGGCCATCCTAATGACACTGTGGCtatttacagtatatatatatctatatatatatatttaatatattaaagAAACTATAGCAGTGCTCCAAACTGGATACCATAAACACAGAAAGTAATCAGAAAcaagtttattgccaggtacgtTCACACGCTTTGGTGTCTGGTGGTGCTGAGTGCTGACATAAACAATCTAAGAGAATAAGTTGTCAGAGTGGgtcaaaatataaatgtaataaaAGAAAGTATTTTTTACAAACTATTTGGCATTACAAAAGAATAAAGACAAATATTTACACCtgtaacggaggtgatctctgggcccatcgatctcggcctccgttacggtTAATATAGCACTAAAAACATGGCATGGGAATATATGTAATTTATGTAAatagtttgtctgtctctgtttcctggtTTCATGTAAAGAGTGTTCCCCTTCCCCCATGTCTGTGGCTGTTgagtgtgtgcacctggtgccctgtgttgtctcctcccccccccacctgttcgaattgctgattagtgtgtgtatttagggtatgttgccctgtctgttttgaggctggtagtgtgtgtgagatcctggtggctgcaggctgtgcccacgtgaacagcagcagcaggattgaggctatgtgtattgtgttcatgctgcaataaatgcccacaccgggttatatttgggacgtgctgcctctgcctccttgcttggtgtgggccgctcaattgtcagcttcacaacaCCAATTTGTATTTAACTATACAAAATAACTTAAAGAGCTTAAAAACTAAAATACTTAGGACAATGAATATATGGCAAACTACAGCTATTGTATGTGGAGGGCTGTGCAGACATGTGTGCAGAGCTGGGCaaaatacagtggggcaaaaaagtatttagtcagccaccaattgtgcaagttctcccacttaaaaagatgagagaggcctgtaattttcatcctaagaacacttcaactatgagagacacagaatgggggaaagaatccaggaaatcacattgtaggatttttaatgaattaattggtaaatcctcggtaaaataagtatttggtcacctacaaacaaacttttctggctctcacatacctgtaacttcttctttaagagcctcctctgtcctccacttgttaactgtattaatggcacctgtttgaactcgttatcagtataaaagacacctgtccacaacctcaaacagtccacactccaaactccactatggccaagaccaaagagctgtcaaaggacaccagaaacaaaattgtagacctgcaccagggtgagaagactgaatctgcaataggtaagcgcttggtgtgaagaaatcaactgtgggagcaattattagaaaatggaagacatacaaagaccactgataatctccctcgatctggggctccacgcaagatctcaccccgtggggtcaaaatgatcacaagaacttggggtaaggactcattccctacttggagtggacagtccatcggtttcctgctgagaaccatggcctcagatttggaggtgctgatcctcatcccagccgcttcacactcggttgcgaaccgatccagtaagtgctgaaggtcgcagaccgatgaagccatcagaaccacatcatctgaaaaaagcagtggtgcaatcctagtccaccgaactgcagaccccctcccccacgactacgcctcgaaatccgataaatgtatattacaaacaggattggtgacaaagcgcagccctggcggaggccaaccctcaccggaaatgggtccgacttactgccgaggacccggacacagctctcgctttgggagtacagagattggatggccctgagtagagaccccctcaccccatactcccgcagcacctcccacagtaactccctgggaactcggtccatacgccttctccaagtctaacaaaacacatgtagaccggataagcgtactcccaggccccctccaggatccttgcgagagtaaaaagctgatccgtcgttccacgaccaggacggaatccgcatggttcctcctcaatctgaggtttgaCAATCGgcctacgcaggtcatttcctcatattcaaaaaatgaggaaaattcattatagcggtagtgaatcacccggtgctgtatgatcagcctctgttcatctaccaggatacaaaccggagagaagcgaggcatggagggaggtggcagagacagtggatatgaaactggtaggttttcgcctgtttggggattttatatccagtttacttcgtttaacattgctattgctttgtatgccgggggcgggtgggagattcctgattggttgtttgtcgccttgggcgcgagaaatcgccaagcctcagacacgcccagcttcagatttgttgatgcctgtagtgtagacgggccgtttaAGCTCCAGACGGTGAAGGTCAGGGCTTCTCAAACTCCGGACCAAGGTCCGGATCTGAACCGAACTGCAAATCAATCCGGACCGAAACCTGTGTGTCCCATtataaaaaattataaaaaataaaaactttctgattctgatgtaaattaatgtatattttcttgtgTCTGACGCGTTGTGAGAATTAACGTGCATATTTACTTGTGTGCATGAGCGTGACACGCATTGCAGACTGCAAGTTAACCGCAAGTTTACCTTGACTTTCTAATGCTTCTAATGCCTTTTTTGCCGAGGTTCAAGGCATTGACTACAGACAAACAATGCCATTTCTCCCACTAGTTCAAGCCACCATACTGTACAAGGCAGGCAAGTGTTTGGACCAGAAGAGGGCCCCCAAAGAAGgtagattaagaaggtccacagcaacgacaacatgaaacaccctttaatttactgcaacgatatgtcgggaaaccccctcaaggggtCATGCAGAGCGCGCCGTAAGAAACTGCTTCTTAATTTCAGTTTCGTTGCTCCGCTCCGTTTCTGGGGGACTTTACTGGCATTTATCCAGACTAGTGACCTTGTATAACATTCACAAGTGGACCTTTAATAAAAaagtttgagtacccctggtGTAGGTCTTCCTCAAAGAAATGAGAGTCAACAGGCTTGTTTGAGATGagctgcggctcgcctcgaaagtgtatgaatacactaggcCTAGTGTtatgacctggctcaaaaggccacaacaaagagGAGACACACCATATCAACGGTTTAGAAAAGATGTTTATTAAAGCAAGTAGTTCAAAGCCAAATTAATTAAGTGCAAAACAAATGAAGCATGAGGTGTGGATGTCTGTGGTATCAGTggtgtatttgtatttgtgggTCTATCAAATGTACACTTATTTGATACCTTAAAGGtgaggtaggtaattcacttcagaaacactttttgttatattccatggaatgctcttaacatcccgataacaatgaatatattaaatgcatatgtatttattgtcaaagcatttaatatattcatgtcatctgtggaagccgtagcgctgcaaaaagcacgaccaatcatctgagccggcccggctaaaataactggatggcctacctgcctgtcagccttccatctgtgcacaaacttatctcgtgccctcattggtcatgtgcgcgttcgtgtgtgttggaggaggggctctgtaaggaagtctgaaggaaggggcagatttgttccgatTGTGTACTTtcagcgcactcaagctggtttctccattcttacctaccctacctttaacattGTTCTCAGAGACGCCTGGTGATAACAATGTTGGGTGGGGCGCAAAAAAACAACCTacaaccaggggcggactggccatcgggacgaatcccgatgggccggtactgaagtgggccggttggACGATGTAAGccagtcggataagtcactagcccccccccgtcccccgtcgacaatttattagcggtatttactagcggtatttactagcggtatttactagcggtatttacttggcggtaccgaagtgggccggtcgaaactgggatgatttgtagtcccagtccacccctGCCTACAATACCACTCCAAAGTCGAAGGAAATTGATTGTGATTCATGGACACTAGCCCCGGTTGTAAGCTCGTCCTCGATCACTTGCCTGCTGATGAATTTTTTAATCGGGTCGGTCCGGTCCAAGCTccttattctctttttttcttccaGTGGACGCCTTGTGAAATGGTGTTTTTGTAAAGAAAAAACTGAATTTTCTGCGGCCACACTTGAATTTGCCATGACAATATCATCCAGAAAACTAATGCGGGTGTGAACATAAAAGACAGCGTCTAATCACATCAGGTCAAAGATCATGAAAACAATACAGATTCGCTGCCAATAAAGTGGGAGGGTCTGGGGTGCAGAGAGTTGCGCCCCGTGGGAAAATATGAAGCCGCCAATCAGCGAGCAGCTTTTGGTCACCTTACCAAAAGTTTAACGACTTCCATTCACTCTGATTTGGCCGGCGTTCCTCAACCACGAAGTATGTATTCACACAAAAATACCCAAATTGCGGAACCATTTTTTACGGAATGCAGACTATATGCAGGCGCATCGTTCAAGGAAACACGTTTATTTCataatattttatataataatTCACGTTTATCATGTTTAAGTAGATTTTCTTCTCGAGATATTATAAGAGGGAGCGGCGCTCCAGCGCCCCGCCTTGACTAGCCGCCACTGGTTGTTCTGTCATCTGAAGTGAAAACATCTTATTGATATTTCTTTCTATTTTATTGATTTGCATTGCGTTTGATGTTGAGCTAATCCAAAAGTAACGGTAAGTAATTAGATTACATTCCTTTAATATTGTGATACTCAGATTAGGTTATTGATTATATATTTTGTACAGGCAACTAGTAATTGTAACggattacattttaaaataacctTTCCAACTCTGATggtaatatcatatacattagttggttttgttttgtttcctaTCTCCTGTCTACCATCCGGTCCAGTAGATGGCGATAATGCACCAACACGTCTCACCAGTAAAccttagaaaagaagaagaagaagatctcccAGCCtgcactgctgctgctgtgtccGACGTTACCGAACTACTCTGACTACAATCTGTGAGAGACTGTCAGCCCTGAACCAGACACAGAACCAGCCGCCCTGTGTCTCCAGGATGAGTATCCGGACCCTGCTCGCCTCCAGCGGGATGATCGCTGCCATCGGGCTCGGCTACGGGATGTGGTCGATAATCTCTCCCGGAGAAGAGAGGCGCAGAGAGATGGTCAAGGTGAATCAGCTGATCAGCATTCACTGTATACACTAGCCTACTAAGTGAAACTCAACTAAGATAAAAAATGTAGCACCACTTTGTCTATCAAGCACTACAGTTGCTTTTATGTTTTAGAAGCTCACATTCAATTATAGTTTCCTACTGTCAATGTAATATATCGTAGCCCATGACACTGAAATATCTATAGGGAGGCCTATGTAAAAATCACTAGAGCTACGATTGGACTGagagaaaaaataaaaatgcatatacatttaaaaataatgaaaaagtaTGGAGAAAGCAGTAAACACGCTTTGTTTATCTTAGCAGGCTGTGTGGTCAATTGGTGGGTGTACTGTCTGTGGATGGTTGGCTCTCCATGCCGATTCTGTCTTTATGTGCAaacttttatttaaataattgtaTCCTATTTTGTATGCTTTTATCCCTGTGCTTTAAACAGTTGCCTGCTAGGGGACTTCAAATTAATATGTATATTATGTAATTAATAATCACTGTGCTTATGAAATAATTACATAAACTATGTGTATTATTGTTCAACATACCAAATCAATTCTATGTTAAATCCTAGTCGCCGATAAACCTTATTTGGGATCAAAAGTcaaacaaatattaaaaacCAGCACGACAAAATTATGCTTTCATTACATAAAAGCATCATAAAACTGCATGTGTGATTTGACTCGTTAACGTTTTGGCAAcaaaaggtggggtatgtaatttatttcagaaacactttttgttatattccatggaatgctcttaacatcccgatagcaatgaatacatgaaatgctttgacaataaatacattaaaaaatgtaatctgctgtaaaaagcaccgACCAATCATTTTTACGGTGGTCCTGAAGTGCACAACAgcgtttcagaaaacaccacagcatttcagaaaacgctacagcatttcacattggacggaaagggtattcctttagggatccctctcccaggacggacagacgtgcaatagatgccgtgtgtaaattgaaaagataatacatttgcaacataggtagtccaaatgtttggaaatgcataataagaagatgaatccacgaggatatccatccaggacctatgatccaggaccacagtaacaggcacagccacgactcaagatcccgccatagatagacaccaaaaagacatttggggaagctgggttaatcggaacatgagagtacacaggtatagacagagagaagaagaagtaagatgtcccccgacaaactaagcctatatcagcaaaactaggggctgaatctaatcagccctaactataagctttatcaaaaaggaaggtcttaagcgcactcttaaaaacggatagggtgtctgccgcccgaacacaaactggaagctgattccacaaatgtggagcttgataagaaaaggctctggctcccattgtacttttagagactctaggaacaaccaacaaccctgcattcttggaacgcaatgccctagtaggacagtagggtataatgagttctttaaggtaagatggcgcctgcccattaagggctttgtaggcgagaagaagaattttaaattctatcctgtgttctatagggagccagtgtaaggcagccagaacaggagtaatgtggtcccttttcctaactctggttagtacacgagctgcagcattttgaatcagctgaagcgacttgactgacttcttggtactccctgataataaagagttacaataatccagtctagaagtaacaaatgcatggactagtttctctgcatcgttttgaggcaagatatgcctgatttttgcaatgttacgtaggtGGAAGAAGGCGGTCCGTGAGATTagttttatgtgggcgttaaaggataaatcctgatcaaatataacaccaagattccttacagtctcactgaaggccaaattaatgccatccatagttagtatatctttagataatttgttttgtaGGTTCtttgggccaagtacaataacttcagttttggtcgtgtttaacatcaaaaagtttagtttaaggtcatccacgtttttaagtccttgaggcagtcttgaattgtatttagatgattcatttcatcaggcttgattgataaatatagttgagtatcatccgcataacaatgaaagtttacagaatgattccttataatattgcctaacggaagcatatataatgtgaacaaaaaggaataccctttctatccaatgtgaaatgctgtggtgttttctgaaatgctgtggtgtcttgcacttcagggccaccgtacgtgttagctaaaataactggatggcctacctgcctgtcagccttccatctgtgcaagatacacaatacataacaccagcataagaaacataaacaagacaatgcagtatatacaaaatcaaataaataaaacgaggaTGTGTGATGGATAATGGATATGCGAGTGTGAAGAAATATGTTTATGTGGTGAAATACACTTATTAATTCCATTTATCTGCCTCTTGCTTTACCGCCCATCAGAATCTGCCTGAATACAGCTCACAAACGATGGACGAGACGAGGAAGAGGACCGCTCTGGTGATGCAGACACTGAAGGAGGCTTCTGAGTGCAACGAAAACTTATCACGAGGGGTCGGAGGGAAGTGAACCTGTTGGAAAGTCCCTCTGTAGAAAATGCTACTGTCATGCAGGGCCTCATCCTGTGCAGAAATAGATGGACGTTATTTATTCCAGGGTAAATTGCTGTCTAATGTTCAGCTCTATTGCTTCATTGTCTGTGACAACTTTATACTGTTGGAtgttacaaatatatattaaaactaTCCAAACAACATATTTTCAGTCTTGTTGTAAGTTAGCTGGTtgccaggggcctatactacgaatctAGTTCAACATATCCTGGATATATTTTGAGTTATCCGGttgacttaatccaaaacaaagccgctctcgctaaactgtcctacaacgctggctatcaactcgttcgctcaagccagccgtgtcctatctagttaggtgcgcgttcacatgaaaggggtggtatttggagcattcgaccaatcacaaacatggagaagcgcactgacagcgcagcgtgatacttcctgaatgaaaagtcaactataatattagacatatgaagaagttaaactttaaacatccatgacttaaacacttgatccaggatcaaagcctcagagctgcacctgcaaggtgaacacagctgggaacagaacacgtgtttgaatgcattaacaggtttatgatatcactgccccg
Proteins encoded in this region:
- the LOC117453123 gene encoding serine/threonine-protein kinase A-Raf-like codes for the protein MSSTSSSYSSSGETSPEDVPRGGGTIRVYLPNKQRTVVTVRQGQTVYESLDKALKVRGLSQDCCAVFRLLEGKHRLLLCLL
- the uqcc3 gene encoding ubiquinol-cytochrome-c reductase complex assembly factor 3 produces the protein MSIRTLLASSGMIAAIGLGYGMWSIISPGEERRREMVKNLPEYSSQTMDETRKRTALVMQTLKEASECNENLSRGVGGK